ttctcttagaaaaaaaaaaaaatcagttagatttgggactggacctaaaatttaggattttttctgagataaaaaaaattggggcaaATTTAGCACTGAACCTAAAGTTGTGgattttttcttagacaaaaaaaagttcatggcgGATTTAACACTTGGACcgaagttggagattttttctaacaaaaaaaaaaatcaggataaATTTGGAACTAAATCtaaaattgaggaattttcgGGCAATCACGCATTCATTGTAATATATTCAGTTTTAGCCATAAATAAATATGTCAATGATTGATCCCGTTTAGGTTTTCACCATTACCCGAATGCATATAATATTTAATTTCTATGACCCGACCCGAGACATAGCATGTACGGTTCAGTTTGAATTACCGTCGGATATTGCTCTGGAAATGGAACGAAGGAGGCAAAAGTGACTGCTAGGGAGGCAGTAGTAGTTCTTGCAGTTCGAGATGGTAGTTTTTGTCCTTCCGGCAATAGCTAGAGGTAGAGCTAAACCCATACTCGAAACGAATCTTATCTGATCCCTAGCCCCGTTTGAAAACTACTTCGATTTTTCGGtctttccctcttctttttcttcttcctctttagcCGTACAGGCATTGACATTCCTCTAGCACACCGACTTTTCCATAGTTCTAACACATTGCCATGGGTGGATCGGGAGCTCCGAAACGTCATCGACGAGACAATTTTCATTGCGGACGAGGGACCTCAGTCTCCTCCAGATCTGTGGTTTCTTGGGTGAGAAGAGATTGAAGATATGATGATGGCAAGAGGAAGTCGATTACAGGAGATGGAACGGCAATGTACTATTTTGAGAGCTTCTTCGTTGGCTTGCTCGTTCTTTACAAACAAATTGACACATAGAGAAGAGACCCAATCctatttcattttatatttagtGTTTTATCTGTTTTGGATCCGTTCATATATATGGCCCAAACCGAGCTGAATCTTCGAGATatccatatttttcttcttattatCCGAATCAAAATAGGACTCGACttggaaaaaatccaaaaaattttgacTCAATTCGAGTCCTTTTTACGCCCTTAGCCATAATTCTTCACATCGCTTGCGATACAAATGTCCAAAGATTGGCTAGCCCTCGCAGACCGGCTAAAGATGCTGGCgtttcaaaaatcatttcatGCAAGGTATGTTGCAAATTAAATAGCGCAACACGAGCTGTTCAAAAGTTTATTCACAACAACCTTAATGGAGTTAGTGATCTCATAGAAATTTAAGAATTGAAATTTAAGAAGCCGAAAGCGTAAGATTATAGTGGTACAATCTCAACTGTAAATGTTATGAATAGCAAAAAGTATAAAGCAATTATGACCGGACCCATTTCTAATCTTATGCTTAGTATTTTACGGTTACACAATAGTGCTAGCGGACTTTTGGGAATTTCCCATCATTACGTCGGAAGTTGATTTCATGTCAGCCGCTAGATCCTGCACCGGACGATGAATCCTCTACGTGCGAGATCACACGATGTCCATAGTACCGTTGATATTCTCTCTTTTGGCGGGTCCCCCACCTTGCATCACGAGCACGAGGAATGGAATCCCTATGATTTCGATCAACGGCTCTCGTCGACGTGGAAAGCACTTCGATATCAGTGCTTCCCAGTTGTCTCGGGAGCAAGGGGGAGCAGACCCTATCACAGCTACGCGCCGTATCTCTTTGGTCATAAATTTGTTTGATGGTTTTCCATCAAATAATAGTCGATCGGACTATGATCTCGCTACAGTTTTCTCTGCGCACACTGCTTGTTAACAAGAACAAAGAATGATCCAGATCCCTCAAAGTCTCTCTTTCCCAAGTTCCATGCCCCGAAAGATTTCAAATTCTCATACTCTTTTCTTTCAGTAAACTTTCGATACGCAGAATGCGAATGCGAAAAGCCACACTCATCGAGGGAGATCATAATACTACACGACACGGCATGACATAATCTCACAATCGAGACAGCTCGATGGTGAACATGCTTGTAGCCCTTTATGAGGTCACGAATTCGAAGAACAACGGGCTTGTGAGTCAACTCTCACGTGCAAAAAGAGACCTCCTTGTGTTGAGACATCGGTTTGGCCGGCGATGGTGGAGACTCTTCTTGAAGTCTCGATTTTAGGCTCTCATATGAAAACAAAATTTGTAGTGAGGAATATGCTCAtgtgacagtttttttttttatattttacggTGAGATTGATAACATGttgtgagtaaaaaaaaaaataattaaaaattattatcgggtctatttttttaaaaatttatgacccACAACATGttgttattctcacagtcatcaaaaaaattattatgctagtAAAGTCCTTGTGTTAATTATGTAACGAGCGTGCTACACATGTGGTAAGTGGTAAAAGTACTGGCGAGTCACACCCCTTCTTTTTTACCTATTAGCCCAAGAAAAGATCATGGAAATGACATAGATATATGAAACTTTTTTGCGGCCCCAAAATGTGCAATTGACATTAACTTTAAAGTATGGTTGCACATGGGCAATGGGGGGTGAAGCAACACAGACCTTTTTCACACATGGAAGATTGGATGAGCAGCAGTGTGATGTGGTGTTGGGCATGCATGGGGACTGGACGCTTTGATTCCCTCGTCACATGTGAATGTGTGTAGAATCGccatcttctttgttttttcatcttttttcgcCTTTGGATGCAGACAACTATCCCCCACTGACCTTCTGACATCCTCGATTCCCGGGCCAAACTTttgtctctctatctctctctctctctctaacgctCTCTGTAAAAAGTGATTGACAGAGGTGAAATGGAAGAAGGGTCGTTTTAATCTCGGCAGACCCCACAGAGTTCCACCTTCTCCGTTCATCATTATTCACCGTCTggggagaaaaacaaaaacgagCATGAAATGAGGACGAGCCATTAAAGTGAAAGCCTGCTGGTACCCATCTCTCtgtttttctcctctctctatATAAAGGCACTTCCTCGGTAGGATGTTGGAGAGAGTGTGGGTGAAGCTGCTCCCTTTTCCTTGAGCTCTGTTATTTTTCTCTCACTCGTTGCTGCTTTGGGTCCTCCTGAGTTTTGACGACAATGGCGGCAATGCTGAGGCCTGTGCTCACTTTGCTCCTGCTCACGCTCCTCTGCTTCCACATTGCAGGTATTGAcatgcattctctctctctctctctctctctggtcgaCTGTTTCCACATTGCAATGCAGGTAGGTGTATGATGAAAAGCCATCATTCTTTCTCATGAACATTTTTGGATTTTGCCTCAACTTTAGTGATAACCCTTCTTGGATACATTCTTGAATCACAAAGATGAGGGAGGGATTTGGGGCGAAACTTAGATCTGTAGATCTCTTTTAAAGCCATTTTGGGTCTGCAACAGGTGCTAAGAAAGAGGGTCACCTCAAGTAGCATCAGGCGATCGTGAGTGTTTTGTTTAAGAGCACGTTCGATTAGGCTTTGCTTTAGGCAAAAAGTAGTAGTCATTAACAACTTGAGATTTTGGTGAAATTATGCCCTTTATGTGTCAAAGTAAATTTTTAAAGTTGCTTCAGTGTTTGAATTAAAGTGATTCCGTGAGAGCCGAAAAGTGATAAAGTGATGTCAAATTACAAGTCACTCTAAACATTCCCTAAATCTAGAAGCTCAAATTGTTGGTAGTTTCATAGGATTCCTTAAGAAGTGACTCAGGATTCAGGACTCTGATTGACGCTTGTTTAATATATTCTAAGCGTTTCTACtgaattattaggttaatttCTCATAATGTGCTTAGAAGTTGTGCTTTTTGGATGGATGATGTAGGATTAGTGCTTATGAAGTTTTGTATTGACTTGCATTGTAACATCTGGACCGTGTGAAGCATGAACAGTGTATCGACACTGAATCCTATGAACATTGAGGCTTGATTCGGATGTGCCGGTCCTAACACAATGCTGGACCGCCCGCTTGTAACATTGTTGTATTTTAATGGTTTGAAGTGATGGAAACTTTGGACTGTCCTGAACATCCTGCTTTGTATTGTTGTTATGCAGATGAGGCGTCGGCGACAACCATAACCTTCCTCAACCGCTGCACGCACCCCGTTTGGCCGGGTGTTCAGCCCAGCGCTGGCAGGCCCTTGCTTGCCCGTGGCGGCTTCACCCTGCTGCCGAACAAGGCCTCCACGATCCGGCTGCCACCTCTCTGGTCCGGCCGCTTCTGGGGCCGCCATGGCTGCACCTTTGATGCCGCCGGCCGTGGTCGATGTGCCACAGGGGACTGCGGCGGCTCCCTCCACTGCAACGGCCTCGGCGGCACCCCTCCTGCCACCCTCGCTGAGATCACCCTAGGCAACGACCAGGACTTCTACGATGTCAGCCTCGTCGATGGCTACAATCTCGCCATCTCCATCACGCCATTCAAGGGCTCTGGGAAATGCAGCTATGCAGGTACAAGGATATGAGCTGTTGTACGGTCGATATGCAGATTTGGTGCTGTAGTTGTGGCTAGGATGATGTTCTGCGAATTATATCCTGTGTGTCAAAGTAATTAGGAAGCATGTATAGACTTAGCCGCGTAATTGTTGCAAGATGCTTCAACCTGGTACGTTAAGTTACATATTGCACCCCTTTTTATgcgatttataattaaataaatgttGATAATCAACCCGTGTTCATTAAGAGTCATGGGTGTTCGACGACGTACATGTTTTCTAAGCACAATCAAGCTGAGTAATTTGCTCTTGCCGCGCAGGTTGTGTGAGCGACCTGAACATGATGTGCCCGGTGGGACTGCAGGTCCGGGCTCACGACAACAGGGTCGTGGCCTGCAAGAGCGCTTGCTTCGCGTTCAACTCCCCGAGGTACTGCTGCACGGGGAGCTTCGGGAACCCGCAGTCCTGCAAACCGACGGCTTACTCGAGGATCTTCAAGACGGCTTGCCCCAAGGCGTACTCCTACGCGTACGACGACCCCACCAGCATCGCGACCTGCACGAGGGGGAACTACATCGTCACCTTCTGCCCTCACCACCGTTAAGAGACCGGCATTGGGTTCGCATCTTATGTTTCGGACTTTCTGGTTCGAGTGCATTAGTTATTACAAGTATAGTGATCGTATTGTCCTTGGTTAATATGCTGATGATGGTAGTAAGTGGCAAGTGGGAGAGGAGGACTCCATGGTGGGGGTGGTTGTATGCCTGTAGCTGAAGATTGAAGTCATGTTGCTTTAGTAGGTAAAAGATTGATATGTTTCCTTGGACTTAGCCCTACACTTTTATTATATCACAGAGATCATGGTCAGGTCGTGTTCAGGATGTAGTAATTGTCTTTGGACCATATGGCCATTCGCTGGAGGGAAGTTGGTCACCTAACTCCATCTATTGCTTTAATTGCCGAGCCGGTCCAGGCTCGGCCCTCCAAAGGAATCGGGCGAAACCCGGGTTTGGGCTCGGGGACATGAATATCTCCGCTCCATACGGTACTCTCGGGTCGCCTTGACGGCTCCCGATTGTCGATCCGCATTTCATTAACATGCATAGACAGTCGAGAATTGCAAAGATCGTCGCCCTCGGACGAGTCTTGATGGGTCGGGCTCAACAGGAAAGGTGGGTTGCCTAGACCTCGAAAAAGCAGAACTTGGCCCAGTCTGGCATGTGCTAGATAGGCAAGTATATCTAGCATTCACGGGTATATTCTTAGGTCTAgcaggaaaattttgaaaaaaagggacGGAGAAAAGAATTCGATTTCAATCTGAATTAATTACCTGTTAACCAAAAACCCCGATTAATTACATtctataaaagtaaaaaatctaaattatcTTCCGACTCTCGCGGTCAGCATATTTGGAGTGAAATCTCTCAAATATGCGGCGATGCTTAAGTTTTGACTCTTAATTTTGATTTCGTATATATACGGCGATGCTTAAGTTTTGACTCTTAATTTTACATGAGATATGTGAAATCTctcaaaatgtttaatattgaaGTTTGATGTTTTTTCGAAATTTCGAACAATCTTTCTGTCATCTTCAattttaggggaaaaaaaaaagggacaaattgaatattttctgtTTAGTAACATcattttcggtttttttttttttgtaattttctttctcctttccctTGGTTGTACAAATTCAATGACTTATACGTGTTGgttgagtaaaaaataaaaaaataaaaaataaatgaaaatagcgAAAACGAGGATCTGTCATCTCCGATGGTGTTTCTATTGCCCGCCTCATTCGCCGGATCATGACATATGTTATTCTCAAACGGCAATCGAGCCAAAATCTCTGAACTTCGTACCGAAATATGCACTCTCACCATCTCCCCTGCCGCCCCCAACCACCGACTAAACCGAAACCATCCCACCATCCCTAGCAAAGCTCTAGTGCCTCCTAGCGCCGCTAGTTCTCCCCCGCTCTTCGCCCCCATCATCATCCAtcgtttctctctttctctagcgGACCCGCCCGCCCTTTACTCTTCATTGTCTTTGGTAATCTCGTATGCTAAAACATCACCGATTATGCTAGAAGTTATCGGATAATAGAAATTTTTCGAGGTTGTCATCTAATTAGGTCGTATTGCGATTTATACATAGTGATCAAACTTATTTgctttatttattgatttatgAGACATGGGGTTTTTCCGACATTCATTTAGTAGCTTTTTATAAGACCCAAAGATATTGACGACGAAATTGGGAATCGAAATGGACGATGGATTTAGCCGTTATTAGTAAATGCAGTCAAACAAGGTTGGCTAAGGTTAATAAGGCTCAGCAACTGGCACCAAGTTGTATCTTAAGGAGCACGACTCCAGATTAAGGCTGATTCTTTCATCGCCTTGTACGGTCGTGGCCACCGGTGTTTCGTGCGACGGCGTAGCGCGCAGTCCGGACGACATAGCCGTCGGCCCATTTGCCATTGCCACAAACAATTCAAATTTCACCGTCTTCCGTGGTCAGCTCACCACTGTTCGACCATCCGTTTAGCTGACAAAAAGGACAGAATTAATTACTCGTGCATATATGGAGATCTAGCTTTGTTGGGGATAATGTGACCGTTGATCAATCCACTTTTGTccgaaaattcaaaatcatCCGTCTACTTTTCACGGTTTCAAAAGAGTCCCTCCACTTTTTAAAAAGTATCACCTTCAACCCTTGCGTAGTACTTTTTTTACTATGACCAGTCGATTTCTTCTGTCGAGGACTGTGGGattgccgacgtggatgccgaaaTAGATGTGCCATGCGATGGGTCGCTCGAGATTTGCTCGCCATTTGACGATTATGAATCCTAACCGGGCTACGTGGTTCGGGGCGGAATGCTGGTGAATGTGGTTTGGACTTAACAGTTAACACCTTCTGTTCCCCGCCCATCCTGGACTAAGGAAAATGTTGCGGTCTGGAGGCATCATGGGCGTACGTCGAATGTAATCGAGGTTTCTACCGCCTACTTCCTATGTCCGGCCGTAGCACTGGTTTGTCCGAGGGACAAATCAAATTGATGCTCAAGAACTAAGAATGGCTTTTGGGGTGTCCCTAACCCTAACCCATCTAAATCCTTGATACT
The genomic region above belongs to Rhodamnia argentea isolate NSW1041297 chromosome 6, ASM2092103v1, whole genome shotgun sequence and contains:
- the LOC115743607 gene encoding thaumatin-like protein is translated as MAAMLRPVLTLLLLTLLCFHIADEASATTITFLNRCTHPVWPGVQPSAGRPLLARGGFTLLPNKASTIRLPPLWSGRFWGRHGCTFDAAGRGRCATGDCGGSLHCNGLGGTPPATLAEITLGNDQDFYDVSLVDGYNLAISITPFKGSGKCSYAGCVSDLNMMCPVGLQVRAHDNRVVACKSACFAFNSPRYCCTGSFGNPQSCKPTAYSRIFKTACPKAYSYAYDDPTSIATCTRGNYIVTFCPHHR